In a genomic window of Pieris brassicae chromosome 7, ilPieBrab1.1, whole genome shotgun sequence:
- the LOC123712516 gene encoding geranylgeranyl transferase type-2 subunit beta: MSFKTKDVVLSQTRPTTLLLQKHADYLASYGLNKDDFEYCMTEYLRMSGIYWSLTAMELMDQSSRMPKDDIIEFISLCQDSESGGISASNGHDPHMLYTLSAVQVLAMYDRSDAINIDGVVKFVVSLQQDDGSFFGDKWGEVDTRFSFCAVMTLSLLHRLDAINVNRAVDFVLSCMNFDGGFGSKPGSESHAGLIYCCVGTLSICKRMDALKVDELAWWLCERQLPSGGLNGRPEKLPDLCYSWWVMASLSMLNRIHWVDQEKLEQYILACQDSETGGFSDRPGDITDPFHTLFGLAGLSLLGNSSIKQVNPTYCMPQETIDRLRLEPQILLI, encoded by the exons ATgtcttttaaaactaaagatGTTGTCCTGTCCCAAACTCGACCGACAACTTTATTACTACAAAAACACGCAGACTACCTCGCAAGTTACGGATTAAATAAAGATGATTTTGAGTACTGCATGACTGAATATCTTCGAATGTCTGGTATCTATTGGAGCCTTACTGCTATGGAGTTAATGGACCAATCATCTAG GATGCCTAAAGATGATATAATAGAGTTTATTTCATTATGTCAGGACAGTGAAAGTGGTGGTATTTCTGCAAGTAATGGTCATGATCCTCACATGCTTTACACACTAAGTGCTGTACag GTCCTAGCAATGTATGATAGATCGGATGCCATAAATATAGACGGGGTAGTAAAATTTGTGGTTTCATTGCAGCAAGATGATGGTAGTTTTTTTG gTGACAAATGGGGAGAAGTGGATACAAGATTTTCATTCTGTGCTGTGATGACACTATCCTTGCTTCATCGACTTGAtgcaataaatgttaataggGCTGTCGATTTTGTCCTCAGCTGTATGAACTTTGATGGTGGTTTTGGTTCGAAACCAGGATCAGAAAGTCATGCtg GTCTTATCTACTGCTGTGTTGGTACATTATCAATATGCAAGCGCATGGATGCCTTAAAGGTGGATGAATTAGCTTGGTGGCTTTGTGAAAGGCAACTACCCAGTGGTGGACTTAATGGTCGGCCAGAAAAATTACCCGACTTGTGCTACTCTTG GTGGGTCATGGCTTCTCTATCTATGTTAAACAGAATTCACTGGGTAGACCAAGAAAAACTAGAACAATATATTTTGGCTTGCCAAGATTCAGAGACAGGAGGATTCAGTGATAGACCTGGAGATATAACAGATCCCTTTCACACTTTATTTGGGTTGGCGGGTCTATCTTTGCTAGGAAATTCTAGTATTAAACAAGTAAATCCCACATATTGTATGCCCCAAGAAACCATTGACCGCCTAAGGCTGGAACCACAGATATTacttatttag